In Pantoea cypripedii, the following proteins share a genomic window:
- a CDS encoding SDR family NAD(P)-dependent oxidoreductase: protein MHSVKTALITGGSRGVGLRIARELAQQGYAIALLVRSDREAAQRAVAQLQQQGADAAFWQVDITDRHAVQQVLAQVVRTLGTPCLLVNNAGATAAAPLLELSDEQWQQVLHTQLTGTFVISVETVRLMAPGGVIINIAGASAHRCYPNAGAFGPSKAGVVNLTAQMSIEWASRGIRVCGISPGPIRDPDSHWATDEPELAREVARLPLQRPVSGDEVARSVAFLASDAAASFTGQMLILDSGGLNTWYMTEQEAR, encoded by the coding sequence ATGCACAGCGTAAAAACCGCGCTGATCACCGGCGGTTCGCGTGGTGTCGGCCTGCGCATCGCCCGCGAGCTGGCGCAGCAGGGTTATGCCATCGCGCTACTGGTCCGCAGCGATCGCGAGGCGGCACAACGGGCCGTTGCGCAATTGCAACAACAGGGCGCAGACGCGGCGTTCTGGCAGGTCGATATCACCGACCGCCATGCGGTGCAGCAGGTGCTGGCACAGGTGGTGCGTACTCTCGGCACGCCTTGCTTACTGGTGAATAACGCCGGTGCCACGGCGGCGGCACCGTTGCTGGAACTGAGCGACGAACAATGGCAGCAGGTGCTGCACACTCAGCTGACCGGCACCTTTGTGATCAGTGTGGAAACGGTACGGCTGATGGCACCGGGTGGCGTCATCATCAACATTGCGGGGGCTTCGGCCCATCGCTGTTATCCCAATGCCGGGGCCTTTGGTCCGTCGAAAGCCGGGGTGGTCAATCTCACGGCGCAGATGTCAATCGAATGGGCGTCGCGGGGCATTCGCGTCTGCGGCATCAGTCCGGGGCCGATCCGCGATCCAGACAGCCACTGGGCCACTGACGAGCCGGAGCTGGCACGGGAGGTAGCGCGGCTACCGCTGCAACGGCCGGTGAGCGGGGATGAGGTGGCGCGCAGTGTCGCTTTCCTCGCCTCGGATGCGGCGGCGTCTTTTACCGGTCAGATGCTGATCCTCGACAGCGGTGGCCTGAATACCTGGTACATGACCGAACAGGAGGCGAGATGA